Part of the Stigmatella erecta genome is shown below.
CACGGCGGAGGCCTGCGGCCCCGCGACCGCCGCCGACACCTGGAGCGTGCCGCCCCCCAGGTTGGAGATGACGAGCTGCTGCGAGCCACTGCCCTGGAAGGACAGCTGCGTGGAGGTGACGCCCAACACCGGCGGATCATTCTGGCCGCCACCCTGGAGCCGCTTGAGCGCCGAGAGGGCGTTGACCAGCCCCGAGCCACAGCCCTCGTTGCACTTGCTGCTCGCGCTGGCCGTGCTCTTCAGCAGGTTCTCGGCCTGGGCGCGGGACAGGTTGGGGGACAGGCGGGCCATCAGCGCCACCACGCCCGCCACGTGCGGCGAGGCCATGCTGGTGCCCTGGTTGAAGACGTACGCCGGCTCGCCCTTCTCGTCGAAGGAGGTGGACAGCACGCCGTCCGCGTAGCCGTCGCCGTTGAGGTCCTCGCGCATCTCGCCACCGCTGGCCATCACGTCCACGGGGGTGCCGAAGTTGGAGAAGCTGCTGCGCTTGCCGGCGAAGTTCGTCGAGCCCACGCAAATGACGTTCTGCTGGTTGCAGGGCGTGGTGTTGGTGGCGTCCACGTTCTCGTTGCCCGCGGCGATGACGAAGATGGTGTCGGGGAACGCGTCGATGACGTCCTGGTAGGCCTTCTGCGGCGGCGAGGCGCCGCCCAGGCTCATGTTGACGACCTTGGCGGGATTGGGGTTCCTCGGCACGCCCGTCACGTTGCCGCCGGCCGCCCAGGCCATCGCCGCGACGATGTCCGCGCTGGAGCCGCCGAGCCGGCCGAGCGCGCGCACCGGAAGGATTTTCGCGCCCCAGGACACGCCGGCCACGCCGTTCTGGTTGTTGGTGGACGCCCCGATGGTGCCGGCCACGTGCGTGCCATGCCACGAGGAGCCGCCGCCGGGCTCGTCCCCGCCCTCGTCCTTGGGATCGTTGTCGCGCCCGTTGCCATCCCCCGCGTTGGAGGAATCCGAGATCATGTCGTAGCCCGGCAGCACCTGCCCCTGGAGATCCGGGTGGGCGCGGATGCCGGTGTCGATGACGGCCACCACCACGGAGCCCGTCTCGTTGGTCTGCACGTCCCAGGCGGCCGGCAGGTTGAGCGAGGGGTAGTGCCACTGGAAGCCGTAGGCCTTGTCGTTCGGCGCCTTGAAGGCGTGCATGCGGAGGTTCTTCTCCGCGAAGCGCACCCCGGGCAGCTTCTCCACCTGTGCCACCAGCCGGCCCGTCTCGGCCAGCGTCGTCACGTGGCCATCCAGCGGCTCGTAGGCAATCACGTGCAGGTACTCGCTGGCATAGCCCTTGTGCACCGCGCGGTAGCCGGGCCGCTGCACCCGCTCCAGCGCCGCCTTCTCATCCAGGCCCGCCTCCTCCAGGCGGACGAGCACCTCGCCCTCCCGCGAAGGCTCCTCCTGGGGCAGCCGCGCCAGGGCCTCCTTGCCCGCGGGGGGCATGAGGATGGGCAGCTCCGGGCTCGTCAGCCCCTGGGCAGCCGCCTTGAGCTGCTGCCGCTTCTGGGCGAAGGCGCGGGAGAAGGCCTGGGCGAGCTTGCGCCCCTGCTCCCCCTGAAGCTCGGGCGGACGCTGGGAGGCGGCTCCCACGGAGGCCGTGGAGCCCTGGAACGGGCTGAGCTGGCCCTGAATCCGCCCCTTGTTGCCGGTGGGCGGCCCTCCCGGCTCCGGATCATCCTCTGAGCTCTCACAAGCAGTGAGCAGCAACAACCCCATGACGAGCAGACGGCGCATGCGAAGGTTCCCCCTCCGTTGGAAGGGCATGACCCTAGCAGCCTTGGGGGCCGCATGTGCCGCTTCCTTGGCCCCGCTCAGCCCGCGGCCGCCTGGCCCTCGTCCTCCTCGCCTTCCGTGTCCTCGCTCCCTTCCTCCGCGAGGGCATCGACGCCCTGGGGAATCCCGTCCACCCACGTCACCACGTTGCCCACCGTGGCGGGCACCCGGGGGCCTGGCGTCACCACCCCCGTGAGGTTGAGCGGATCCACCGCGGAGAGCTGCACCCGCACGCCCGAGGGCGCGTGCCGGCGCACCGCCCGCGCCACGTCCACCGCCTCCGGCAGCGCGAACTGCTCGCCCACGAAGCCCGACACGAAGCGGCCTCCGCGCACCTCCCCGCGCGCCTCCATGCGCCGGTACACGAACAGCAGCTCGCGCCAGCTCGGCGAGAGCGCCTCGCGCACCACCAGGTCTCTCCAGACGATGCCGTAGCGCTGGAGGAACAGGCGGGCCAGCGCGTCGGTCACCTCCTCCGCGGGCTTGGGCTCGGAGGGCACCAGCAGGCTCCAGCGCCCCGGACCCCCGCGCTGCAGCAGCTTCTGCCGCCGGCGCTGGGCGGGGCTCTGCAGCACGCGCAGGTTCTGCACCGCGTCGGCCGTGACGAGCCCGCGCGCCACGAGCTCCCACAATGCGTCTTCGACTTCGGCCGGCAGGCGGCGCGCGCGGGACACCAAATCATTGAAGAAGCACGCCCCGCGCTGCTCCAGCACCGCCACCACGTCGCGCGCCGCGGCGGACAGGTCCGCGGGCAGCCACACCCCTCCGTCCGAGAGCACCGCGTGGGGCCGCGCGGCGGCCAGCATCCAGTCCAGGTTCTCCCGGTGGGCGAAGGTGAGGCTCGCGTTGCGCGTGGGCTGCGGCGCGCGCGTCCGGGGGGCCTCGGGCTCCGGCGGGGGCACCGGGGCGCCCCGGCGAGGCCCAGGAGGGGGCTTGGCGTCCTTCACCGTGAGCCGCCCCCAGGCCACCCCGCCCTCGTAGCAGACGCGCTCCAGCAGGTCCGGCGTGTAGCCCTTCATGCGCGCGGGCAGCAGGAAGCGCTCCCACGCGGAGGCCGGGGCCTCGTAGCCCTGAAGCAGGCCAATGGCCTTGGTCAGGCCGGTGGAGCCGCGCAGCGCGTCCAGCTCTTCCAGGTGGTGCCACCGGAAGAGGAAGCGCATGAAGTCCTGCGCGCTCAGCGGCTCGATCTCCTTGCGCAGCCGCCCCACCGTGAGGCGGTGAATGCGCTGGAGCAGCCGCCGGTCGCACCACTCGAGCGGCGGCGGCGCGTCCGGCGAGCGCGGGGTGAGCAGCGGCCGGTACTGCCCACGCAGCACGTTGCCCGAGCTCTCCAGCTGGTGCAGGGCCATGTTCACGTCGGACTCGCTCAGGAGCACGAGCCGGGCCAGCTCCCCCACGGTGGTGGGGCCCAGCATCTCCATGTAGCCGCGCACCACCAGGAGCGTGGCGGCCTCGCGCTCCATGGGCCGGTCATGCTCCAGCACAGGCAGCGGCGGCTGCGGCGCCGCGTCCGGGAACAGGGCCCGGAGGGCGCTGCCCCGCTCGGCGGCCACCAGGAAGCGGCCGCCCGGGCGCTCCAGCCAGGCCACGCGGCCCTGCTGGAAGAGCGGCACCTCCAGCCCCCGGGGCACCTCGGAGGCGCGCAGCAGCACGAGCTGGAGCAGCGCATCGTGCAGCTCGTCCGCGTCGCGCATGGGCGGCGCCGCGTCCTCCACCACCTGGGCGATGGCGTCCGCGTCCAGCGAGCCGAAGGACGCGGCGTCCTCGGCCGGCATCGACCGGCGCAGCGCCACGTTGCGCACCCGCCGCTCCTCCGCCGGCGCGTCGTCCAGGAAGGTGTAGGGCATGCTGTGGATCATCTGGTGCGCGAAGACGCTGGGCTCCGGCACGTCCCGGGCCTCCAGGCGGATGCGCCCGTCCTTCATGCGGCGCAGCACCTCGCGCAGGCCGTTGATGTCCATGGCCTCGTGCAGGCAGTCGCCCATCGTCTGGTTCACCAGCGGATGGTCCGGCAGCTCGATGTCCCCGCCGCCGTGGTTGTCCTGGCACCCCACCTGCGCGGGGAAGACGGAGGCCAGCAGGTCCTCGCTCCGGGCGCGCTGGAGGTTGGGCGCCACGCGCTTGCCGCCCATGAAGCGGTTGAGCGCCAGCGAGCGCGTGGCGTTCCACCGGAAGCGGGTGCCGAAGATGGGCGCCTGGAGGATGGCCTGGGTCAGCACCTCCTCGGCGCGGTCCGGGTGGACGAACTCGAAGATGTCCGCCAGGGGGAACGAGTGCTGATCTCCCAGGGACAGGAGGATGCCGTCCTCGGTGGCCGCCGCCTGCAGCTCGAAGTCGAACGAGCGGCAGAAGCTCTTGCGCAGCGCCATGCCCCAGGCCCGGTTGATGCGGCTGCCAAAGGGCGCGTGGATGATGAGCTGCATGCCGCCCGCCTCGTCGAAGAAGCGCTCGGCCACCACCGTGGTGTGGCTGGGCACCACGCCCAGCATTTTCTGCCCCAGCCGCAGGTAGCCCAGGAGCGCGTCCACCGCCGGGGCGGACAGGCGCAGCTCCTTCTGGAGGAAGGCCGCCGGGTTCTCGCGCCGCAGCAGCTCCTCGCGCAGCCGGCCGACTTGCAGCGACAGCTCGTCGGTGCGCCCCGGGGCCTCGCCGCGCCAGAAGGGCACGTTGGGCGGGGCGCCCCGCGCGTCCTCCACCTGCACCGTGCTGCCGATGACGCGCTGGATGCGCCACGCCGTGGAGCCCAGCAGGAAGATGTCCCCGGGGGAGGACTCCACCGCGAAGTCCTCGTCGAGCTGGCCCACCACCTTGCCCTCGGGCTCGGCGGTGACGGAGAAGGTAAAGGTGTCCGGGATGGCGCCGCCGTTGGTCAGCGCGGTGATGCGCACCCCGCGCCGGGCCTTCAGCCGGTGGTTCACCCGGTCCCGGTGCAGGTGCACCCCGCTGCGGCCCCGGCGCAGCGCCACGCCCTCGGAGAGCATCTCCAGCACCGCCTGGTACTCCTCCCAGGTCAGCTCCCGGTAGGGGTGGGCGCGCTGGAAGATGGCGTACAGGGCGCGCTCGTCCCACTCCTCGCAGGCGCACGCGGCGACGATCTGCTGGGCCAGCACGTCCAGCGGCTTCTCCGGCATGCGCACCGCGTCCAGGTCGCCCTCGCGCACGGCGTTGAGCAGCGCGGTGCACTCCATCAGCTCATCGCGCGTCATCGCGAAGAGGATGCCCTTGGAGATGCCGCCCTTGTAGTGGCCCGCGCGGCCCACGCGCTGGAGCAGCACGGAGATGGCGCGCGTGCTGCCCAGCTGCACCACCATGTCCACGTTGCCCACGTCGATGCCCAGCTCCAGCGACGCGGTGGCCACCATCGCCGAGAGCACGCCCGACTTCAGCCGCTCCTCCGCCGACAGGCGGGTCTCCCGGGACATGCTGCCGTGGTGCGCGGCCACCTTGTCGTGGCCCAGCCGCTCGCCCAGGTCGTGCGCCACGCGCTCGGCCAGCCGCCGCGTATTCACGAAGATGAGCGTGGTGCGGTGCTCGGTGGTGAGCTGCACCAGCCGGTCATAAATCTGACCCCACATCTCGTGGGTGGCGATCGAGCCCAGCTCCTCGTCCGGAATCTCGACCGTCAGCTCCCACGGCCGCTGGTGCCCCACCTCCACGCGCCGGCACTCCTCCAGCGTGGCGCCGGTGAGGAAGCGGGCGATCTGGTCCAGCGGCTTCTGCGTGGCCGACAGGCCGATGAGCTGCGGGCGCACCAGGGTGAGCGCCTTGAGCCGCTCCAGGGAGAGCGCGAAGTGGCTGCCGCGCTTGTCCCGCGCCAGCGCGTGGATCTCATCCACGATGACGGTGTGCACCGAGCGCAGCGTGTTCCGGGCCCGGTCCGCGGTCAGGTAGAGGTAGATGGACTCCGGCGTGGTGATGAGGATGTGCGGGGGCCGGCGCAGCATCCGCGCCCGCTCGGAGGCGGAGGTGTCGCCCGTGCGCACCTGCACGCGCAGCTCCTGGGGCCGGTAGCCCTCCGCGCGCGCCCGGGCCAGCAAGTCCTCCAGCGGCTGGAGGAGGTTCTTCTGCACGTCGTTGCCCAGCGCCTTGAGCGGCGACACGTACAGCACCTGGGTGGTGTCCAGGAGCGTGCCCTCCAGCGCCTGGCGGAAGAGCATGTCCAACGCGGCCAGGAAGGCGGTGAGCGTCTTGCCGCTGCCGGTGGGCGCGGCGATGAGGACGTCCACCCCGCTCTGGATGAGGGGCCAGCCCTCCGCCTGGGGCCGGGAAGGCTCTCCCAGCCGCTCGGTGAACCAGCGCTGCACGACGGGGTGGAACGGCTCCAACGCGGGGTGGGCCGCCGGGGCAGCCAGGAAGTCGATGGAGATTTGCGGGGCCATGGCGCTCACCCGTGAGCCTGAACACAGGTGCAGGCGCCCGTCAACGCACGGCAGGTGCTCCCGGAAGGGTCAGACTGGAGCGCTCGGCCTACCTCGTCCTACCGGCCGCCCGGCGCCCCGCATCCTTATATAGCGGCGTGAGGCCCGGAGGGGGGCCGGCGGGCGCTCAGCGCCCAGGCGAGCCGGAAGGTGGCCGAGGTGTCCTCGACGGCGAGAGGCTCCACGCGGATGTCCAGCGCGCCGGCGCCCCGGAGCGTCTCCGTCAGGAAGCCCGCGCTGAAGAAGGGGTTGTCCGCGGCCATGTCCTTCAGCCACAGCGTGGCGGAGCGGTCCTTCAGCTCCTCGACGCGCGCTTGGTTGAAGTTGTTGCCGGCGCGGAAGTTGTGGGAGATGCGCTCCAGGGTGCCCCGCGGCCCCATCTGGGAGATGAGCGACATGCTCGCCCGGCCCACCGCCGTCTGCCGGTAGCCCTGCACGAGGTGCTCGCCCAGCGCGAAGTGCGCCGCCTCGATGGAGTTGGTGGGGAACACCGCCGAGGCCGCCACCCGCAGGAACGTCTTCCACTGCTCCAGCAGGTAGGCGGGCCGCAAGGGCTCGGACAAGTCCAGCCCCGCCTCCCGCAGGCAGCGCCGCTCCTCCCGCATGATGCGAGGCCCCAGAGACCGGACAAAGAGGGCTTCCACGGACTGAGCGAAGACGAGCTTCTCGTTCGGCATGCCCGCCACCTTGGCAGGCCCTGGCAATCCGGCGCGAGTCGCCCCCCCTCGCATCCGTTCGCTGGTGGAAGCTTGGGGGCGCCCTTCATCGGGGAAGAAACAGTCTCCTGGGCCCCCCCGTCCTGTGACACGCTCTGCCCCGTCCAGGCCATCGGGAGGGCCGCGTGGCCTCGAACGTCAAGAAGGCACCTGCACGCAGCCCAGCGCCCCCCACGCCCCGTCCTGGAACTGTCCCGACGTCCGCTGAGCCCACGCCATGAGCACCCGCCCGCCCTGCCGCCCGCTGCCCGCCGATGGACGCTTCCTCCAGTCCATCGGGCCCACCCCGCTGGTGCCGGTCCGGCTGCGCGAGGAGGACCCCGTGGTGTGGTGCAAGCTGGAGTTCCTCAACCCCAGCGGCTCCACGAAGGACCGCATCGCCCGGTACATGCTGGAGAAGGCGTGGCGGCTGGGCGAGCTGTGCCCCGGCGGCGAGGTGGTGGAGGCCTCCAGCGGCTCGACGAGCATCGC
Proteins encoded:
- a CDS encoding S8 family serine peptidase, translating into MRRLLVMGLLLLTACESSEDDPEPGGPPTGNKGRIQGQLSPFQGSTASVGAASQRPPELQGEQGRKLAQAFSRAFAQKRQQLKAAAQGLTSPELPILMPPAGKEALARLPQEEPSREGEVLVRLEEAGLDEKAALERVQRPGYRAVHKGYASEYLHVIAYEPLDGHVTTLAETGRLVAQVEKLPGVRFAEKNLRMHAFKAPNDKAYGFQWHYPSLNLPAAWDVQTNETGSVVVAVIDTGIRAHPDLQGQVLPGYDMISDSSNAGDGNGRDNDPKDEGGDEPGGGSSWHGTHVAGTIGASTNNQNGVAGVSWGAKILPVRALGRLGGSSADIVAAMAWAAGGNVTGVPRNPNPAKVVNMSLGGASPPQKAYQDVIDAFPDTIFVIAAGNENVDATNTTPCNQQNVICVGSTNFAGKRSSFSNFGTPVDVMASGGEMREDLNGDGYADGVLSTSFDEKGEPAYVFNQGTSMASPHVAGVVALMARLSPNLSRAQAENLLKSTASASSKCNEGCGSGLVNALSALKRLQGGGQNDPPVLGVTSTQLSFQGSGSQQLVISNLGGGTLQVSAAVAGPQASAVSLSPSAVSVPAYGSDAVTVTVNAGGLANGEYSATLTLTGANGAGTGTVAVRIRVGAREDKDALIGFAWQDRDGEWQVDEAAVGEVRAARDYQYSIDLVPHEYYALATIDDDEDGTFFEDTDRSGFWRNVDAFEGIPLAAGQTVTGISFDLVPLAPIDDGAPPPLPETDVGLPCDSSADCPGLGRCNTNYPGGYCTYDCSASQPCPEGSECFSGACLAKCSGPDEGQSSCRLDYVCYDDNTGLGLCLPDCREMPSICRAGCDSRGYCE
- a CDS encoding DEAD/DEAH box helicase, which produces MAPQISIDFLAAPAAHPALEPFHPVVQRWFTERLGEPSRPQAEGWPLIQSGVDVLIAAPTGSGKTLTAFLAALDMLFRQALEGTLLDTTQVLYVSPLKALGNDVQKNLLQPLEDLLARARAEGYRPQELRVQVRTGDTSASERARMLRRPPHILITTPESIYLYLTADRARNTLRSVHTVIVDEIHALARDKRGSHFALSLERLKALTLVRPQLIGLSATQKPLDQIARFLTGATLEECRRVEVGHQRPWELTVEIPDEELGSIATHEMWGQIYDRLVQLTTEHRTTLIFVNTRRLAERVAHDLGERLGHDKVAAHHGSMSRETRLSAEERLKSGVLSAMVATASLELGIDVGNVDMVVQLGSTRAISVLLQRVGRAGHYKGGISKGILFAMTRDELMECTALLNAVREGDLDAVRMPEKPLDVLAQQIVAACACEEWDERALYAIFQRAHPYRELTWEEYQAVLEMLSEGVALRRGRSGVHLHRDRVNHRLKARRGVRITALTNGGAIPDTFTFSVTAEPEGKVVGQLDEDFAVESSPGDIFLLGSTAWRIQRVIGSTVQVEDARGAPPNVPFWRGEAPGRTDELSLQVGRLREELLRRENPAAFLQKELRLSAPAVDALLGYLRLGQKMLGVVPSHTTVVAERFFDEAGGMQLIIHAPFGSRINRAWGMALRKSFCRSFDFELQAAATEDGILLSLGDQHSFPLADIFEFVHPDRAEEVLTQAILQAPIFGTRFRWNATRSLALNRFMGGKRVAPNLQRARSEDLLASVFPAQVGCQDNHGGGDIELPDHPLVNQTMGDCLHEAMDINGLREVLRRMKDGRIRLEARDVPEPSVFAHQMIHSMPYTFLDDAPAEERRVRNVALRRSMPAEDAASFGSLDADAIAQVVEDAAPPMRDADELHDALLQLVLLRASEVPRGLEVPLFQQGRVAWLERPGGRFLVAAERGSALRALFPDAAPQPPLPVLEHDRPMEREAATLLVVRGYMEMLGPTTVGELARLVLLSESDVNMALHQLESSGNVLRGQYRPLLTPRSPDAPPPLEWCDRRLLQRIHRLTVGRLRKEIEPLSAQDFMRFLFRWHHLEELDALRGSTGLTKAIGLLQGYEAPASAWERFLLPARMKGYTPDLLERVCYEGGVAWGRLTVKDAKPPPGPRRGAPVPPPEPEAPRTRAPQPTRNASLTFAHRENLDWMLAAARPHAVLSDGGVWLPADLSAAARDVVAVLEQRGACFFNDLVSRARRLPAEVEDALWELVARGLVTADAVQNLRVLQSPAQRRRQKLLQRGGPGRWSLLVPSEPKPAEEVTDALARLFLQRYGIVWRDLVVREALSPSWRELLFVYRRMEARGEVRGGRFVSGFVGEQFALPEAVDVARAVRRHAPSGVRVQLSAVDPLNLTGVVTPGPRVPATVGNVVTWVDGIPQGVDALAEEGSEDTEGEEDEGQAAAG
- a CDS encoding DUF2378 family protein encodes the protein MPNEKLVFAQSVEALFVRSLGPRIMREERRCLREAGLDLSEPLRPAYLLEQWKTFLRVAASAVFPTNSIEAAHFALGEHLVQGYRQTAVGRASMSLISQMGPRGTLERISHNFRAGNNFNQARVEELKDRSATLWLKDMAADNPFFSAGFLTETLRGAGALDIRVEPLAVEDTSATFRLAWALSARRPPSGPHAAI